A section of the Desulfobacteraceae bacterium genome encodes:
- a CDS encoding zinc metallopeptidase: MGRVPAVAPRVVAAHIHAFFGLPAEVLPGLPAPVYALDAGRMQFDAGKIIQRLEREAFPGCRKWIGVVEGDLFVPIFTYVLGEARQGGRCALVSLCRLAEKDGPGASPQPTLLERCAKVALHELGHLFGIVHCPDPLCVMHISGDVHELDQRRLALCRYCRRQLDQRLCQP; this comes from the coding sequence ATGGGCCGGGTCCCGGCGGTGGCCCCCCGGGTGGTGGCCGCGCACATCCACGCGTTTTTCGGACTGCCGGCCGAGGTGCTGCCGGGCTTGCCCGCGCCGGTGTATGCCCTGGATGCGGGTCGCATGCAGTTCGACGCCGGCAAGATCATCCAGCGCCTGGAGCGGGAGGCCTTCCCGGGCTGCCGGAAATGGATCGGGGTCGTGGAAGGCGACCTTTTTGTTCCGATTTTCACCTACGTTCTGGGCGAAGCGCGCCAGGGGGGCAGATGCGCCCTGGTGTCGCTGTGCCGCCTGGCGGAAAAAGATGGACCGGGCGCTTCTCCCCAGCCCACGCTTCTGGAGCGCTGCGCCAAGGTGGCGCTCCACGAGTTGGGTCACCTCTTCGGCATCGTCCACTGCCCCGACCCGTTGTGTGTGATGCATATCTCCGGCGACGTCCACGAACTGGACCAGCGGCGCCTGGCCCTGTGCCGCTATTGCCGGCGCCAGCTTGACCAGCGCCTCTGCCAGCCGTAG
- a CDS encoding glycine cleavage system protein H, whose protein sequence is MKASSKTKIQGFQVVEKECIWMKAGVINFRICDSAYDCSRCAFDKGMRRAMGIDPAARTEKIAPEWAAHLQKKFAGADRPCRHSLTGRVQAPKICMLNYECYHCAYDQMLDDMDLSPSTRRPRTVLAGGYLLAEDYYYHPGHSWVRIEHGGRSRVGLDDFAACLFGPSRQVTLPPLGAVVQQNQIGWSFQRDGREAAVLSPLSGTVLAVNPDVQAHPEILHEDPYHGGWLFMAEPTRPHKDLKNLFFGDQSRCWMESESEHLLGMMGPEYGGLAATGSRGIRDVVGAVDRLDWNALTERFLQTVTRPPAGV, encoded by the coding sequence ATGAAAGCGTCATCCAAAACCAAAATTCAGGGATTTCAGGTCGTGGAAAAGGAATGCATCTGGATGAAGGCCGGCGTGATCAATTTCAGGATCTGTGATTCGGCTTACGACTGCAGCCGCTGCGCCTTCGACAAGGGGATGCGGCGGGCCATGGGGATCGACCCCGCGGCGCGCACCGAAAAGATCGCCCCTGAGTGGGCCGCCCATCTGCAGAAGAAATTCGCCGGCGCCGATAGGCCGTGCCGCCACAGTTTGACCGGGCGGGTGCAGGCCCCCAAAATCTGCATGCTGAATTACGAGTGCTATCACTGCGCCTACGATCAGATGCTCGACGACATGGACCTCAGTCCGTCGACCCGCCGGCCCCGGACCGTCCTGGCCGGAGGCTATCTCCTGGCCGAGGACTATTACTACCACCCGGGCCACAGTTGGGTGCGCATCGAGCACGGCGGGCGCAGCCGGGTCGGCCTGGATGACTTCGCCGCCTGCCTCTTCGGCCCTTCCCGGCAGGTCACGCTGCCGCCCCTGGGGGCCGTGGTCCAGCAGAATCAGATCGGCTGGAGCTTCCAGCGTGACGGGCGCGAAGCCGCGGTTCTGTCGCCCCTTTCGGGAACGGTCCTGGCCGTCAACCCCGACGTCCAGGCGCACCCCGAAATCCTCCATGAGGACCCGTACCATGGGGGCTGGCTCTTCATGGCGGAGCCCACACGGCCACACAAGGATTTGAAGAATCTGTTTTTCGGCGATCAGAGCCGCTGCTGGATGGAGTCCGAGTCGGAGCACCTGCTGGGCATGATGGGGCCGGAGTACGGGGGACTGGCCGCAACCGGCAGCCGCGGCATTCGGGATGTGGTGGGCGCCGTGGACCGGCTGGATTGGAATGCCCTGACCGAGCGGTTTCTGCAAACCGTGACCCGCCCCCCGGCCGGGGTGTGA